From a region of the Castor canadensis chromosome 7, mCasCan1.hap1v2, whole genome shotgun sequence genome:
- the Lurap1 gene encoding leucine rich adaptor protein 1 has protein sequence MEGTAESQTPDLRDVEGKVGRKTPEGLLRGLRGEWELGTSDSLLPGASSTGHGLGDKILSLRMELAYLRAIDVKILQQLVTLNEGMEAVRWLLEERGMLISHCSSLTSSQYSLTGGSPGRSRRGSWESLPDTSSTDRLDSVSIGSFLDTVAPRELDEQGPPGASCPEMDWAKLIPSEERARTEVDLTATKLGSLRAVWTPSEEGLQGEPPEPLKDESAKLGFEVHWYWGQCQDDVTFL, from the exons ATGGAGGGGACCGCGGAGTCCCAGACGCCTGACCTGCGAGACGTGGAGGGCAAGGTGGGCAGGAAGACCCCTGAAGGGCTGCTCCGTGGGCTGCGAGGCGAGTGGGAGCTGGGAACCTCTGACTCCCTGCTCCCGGGGGCGTCTAGCACCGGCCACGGCCTTGGAGACAAGATCTTGTCGCTAAGGATGGAGCTG GCTTACCTTCGAGCCATCGATGTGAAGATCCTGCAGCAGCTGGTGACCTTGAATGAGGGCATGGAGGCCGTGCGCTGGCTTTTGGAGGAACGGGGGATGTTGATCAGCCATTGCAGTAGCCTCACCAGCAGCCAATATAGCCTTACAGGCGGGAGCCCAGGGCGCTCAAGGAGAGGCAGCTGGGAAAGCCTGCCAGATACCAGCTCCACTGACCGGCTAGACAGTGTCTCTATTGGCAGCTTCTTGGACACTGTGGCCCCCAGAGAGCTGGATGAACAGGGCCCCCCTGGGGCCTCCTGTCCTGAGATGGACTGGGCAAAGCTTATACCCAGTGAAGAAAGGGCCAGGACTGAGGTGGACCTGACAGCCACCAAGCTAGGGAGCTTGAGGGCTGTGTGGACACCCTCCGAGGAGGGGCTCCAAGGTGAACCACCTGAGCCACTAAAGGATGAGAGTGCCAAACTGGGTTTTGAGGTCCACTGGTACTGGGGACAGTGCCAAGATGATGTGACCTTCTTGTAA